A stretch of Astyanax mexicanus isolate ESR-SI-001 chromosome 21, AstMex3_surface, whole genome shotgun sequence DNA encodes these proteins:
- the pknox1.2 gene encoding homeobox protein PKNOX1 isoform X2 translates to MMTSPSVAMEEFHEAEQMQEEEHAVGEMKEQLEEEEEKEEEESDPVPAEPQTPMEAHKAAIYRHPLFPLLALLFEKCEQSTQSSECVTSASFDVDIQNFVRGQEKESKAFFSEDPELDNLMVKAIQVLRIHLLELEKVNDLCKDFCSRYIACLKTKMNSETLLSSTDPGSPYSPTQTPSSFSGTVSPQGIVVPASALQQGNVTVTTVNPTQVVSGGTVYQPVTVVTPEGQVVTQALSPGTIHIQNSQLQLQLNQDLSFLSQDEGSSKSKRGILPKHATSVMRSWLFQHIGHPYPTEDEKKQIALQTNLTLLQVNNWFINARRRILQPMLDASSSETPKSKKKTPQTRPLQRFWPDSLASTVSQQQVAMEDGTMVAVGMVTGEDGLQTLTSDGATLAMQQVMMGGHSEDDEDDEEEEEDNLSHSDMTRLGLETSDSL, encoded by the exons aTGATGACTTCCCCATCAGTGGCCATGGAGGAGTTTCATGAGGCTGAGCAG ATGCAGGAGGAGGAGCATGCAGTTGGGGAGATGAAGGAACAgttggaggaagaagaggagaaagaagaggaagagagCGACCCAGTGCCAGCCGAGCCACAGACGCCCATGGAGGCCCATAAAGCCGCCATCTACAG ACACCCCCTGTTTCCCCTGTTGGCGCTGCTATTTGAGAAGTGTGAGCAGTCCACACAGAGCTCAGAGTGTGTGACGTCAGCCAGCTTTGATGTGGACATCCAGAACTTTGTCCGGGGTCAGGAGAAAGAGAGCAAAGCCTTCTTCAGTGAAGATCCTGAACTTGACAACTTG ATGGTGAAGGCAATCCAGGTGTTGCGGATTCACCTGCTGGAGCTGGAGAAGGTGAATGACCTGTGTAAGGACTTCTGCAGTCGCTATATTGCCTGCTTGAAGACCAAGATGAACAGCGAGACTCTGCTCAGCAGCACTGATCCAGGCAGCCCATACTCACCCACACAG acccCTAGCTCCTTCTCTGGGACTGTAAGTCCTCAGGGTATTGTCGTACCAGCATCCGCCTTGCAACAGGGCAACGTTACCGTCACAACAGTCAACCCCACACAGGTGGTGtcag GTGGGACTGTCTATCAGCCGGTTACCGTTGTTACTCCGGAAGGCCAGGTGGTCACACAGGCGCTCTCCCCCGGCACGATACACATCCAGAACTCACAG ctcCAGCTGCAGCTGAACCAGGATCTCAGTTTCCTGAGTCAGGACGAAGGCTCGTCTAAGAGCAAACGAGGCATTCTCCCCAAACACGCCACCAGTGTGATGCGCTCCTGGCTCTTCCAGCATATCGGG CACCCGTATCCCACAGAAGATGAGAAGAAGCAGATCGCTCTGCAGACTAACCTCACCTTGCTACAAGTCAATAATTG GTTTATTAATGCACGGAGGCGGATCCTGCAGCCTATGTTGGACGCCAGCTCATCAGAAACGCCCAAGAGCAAAAAGAAGACGCCACAGACACGCCCACTCCAGCGCTTCTGGCCCGACTCCCTCGCTTCCACCGTCTCCCAGCAACAGGTTGCCATGGAGGATG GTACCATGGTAGCGGTGGGCATGGTAACAGGAGAAGACGGGCTGCAGACGCTGACGTCGGACGGAGCGACGCTGGCCATGCAGCAGGTGATGATGGGCGGGCACAGCGAGGATGATGAAgacgatgaagaagaagaagaggacaaTCTATCCCACTCTGATATGACCAGGCTAGGCCTGGAAACCAGCGACTCACTGTAG
- the pknox1.2 gene encoding homeobox protein PKNOX1 isoform X1, whose product MMTSPSVAMEEFHEAEQMQEEEHAVGEMKEQLEEEEEKEEEESDPVPAEPQTPMEAHKAAIYRHPLFPLLALLFEKCEQSTQSSECVTSASFDVDIQNFVRGQEKESKAFFSEDPELDNLMVKAIQVLRIHLLELEKVNDLCKDFCSRYIACLKTKMNSETLLSSTDPGSPYSPTQTPSSFSGTVSPQGIVVPASALQQGNVTVTTVNPTQVVSGGTVYQPVTVVTPEGQVVTQALSPGTIHIQNSQLQLQLNQDLSFLSQDEGSSKSKRGILPKHATSVMRSWLFQHIGHPYPTEDEKKQIALQTNLTLLQVNNWFINARRRILQPMLDASSSETPKSKKKTPQTRPLQRFWPDSLASTVSQQQVAMEDGMPFAYQHGTMVAVGMVTGEDGLQTLTSDGATLAMQQVMMGGHSEDDEDDEEEEEDNLSHSDMTRLGLETSDSL is encoded by the exons aTGATGACTTCCCCATCAGTGGCCATGGAGGAGTTTCATGAGGCTGAGCAG ATGCAGGAGGAGGAGCATGCAGTTGGGGAGATGAAGGAACAgttggaggaagaagaggagaaagaagaggaagagagCGACCCAGTGCCAGCCGAGCCACAGACGCCCATGGAGGCCCATAAAGCCGCCATCTACAG ACACCCCCTGTTTCCCCTGTTGGCGCTGCTATTTGAGAAGTGTGAGCAGTCCACACAGAGCTCAGAGTGTGTGACGTCAGCCAGCTTTGATGTGGACATCCAGAACTTTGTCCGGGGTCAGGAGAAAGAGAGCAAAGCCTTCTTCAGTGAAGATCCTGAACTTGACAACTTG ATGGTGAAGGCAATCCAGGTGTTGCGGATTCACCTGCTGGAGCTGGAGAAGGTGAATGACCTGTGTAAGGACTTCTGCAGTCGCTATATTGCCTGCTTGAAGACCAAGATGAACAGCGAGACTCTGCTCAGCAGCACTGATCCAGGCAGCCCATACTCACCCACACAG acccCTAGCTCCTTCTCTGGGACTGTAAGTCCTCAGGGTATTGTCGTACCAGCATCCGCCTTGCAACAGGGCAACGTTACCGTCACAACAGTCAACCCCACACAGGTGGTGtcag GTGGGACTGTCTATCAGCCGGTTACCGTTGTTACTCCGGAAGGCCAGGTGGTCACACAGGCGCTCTCCCCCGGCACGATACACATCCAGAACTCACAG ctcCAGCTGCAGCTGAACCAGGATCTCAGTTTCCTGAGTCAGGACGAAGGCTCGTCTAAGAGCAAACGAGGCATTCTCCCCAAACACGCCACCAGTGTGATGCGCTCCTGGCTCTTCCAGCATATCGGG CACCCGTATCCCACAGAAGATGAGAAGAAGCAGATCGCTCTGCAGACTAACCTCACCTTGCTACAAGTCAATAATTG GTTTATTAATGCACGGAGGCGGATCCTGCAGCCTATGTTGGACGCCAGCTCATCAGAAACGCCCAAGAGCAAAAAGAAGACGCCACAGACACGCCCACTCCAGCGCTTCTGGCCCGACTCCCTCGCTTCCACCGTCTCCCAGCAACAGGTTGCCATGGAGGATGGTATGCCTTTTGCATATCAGCACG GTACCATGGTAGCGGTGGGCATGGTAACAGGAGAAGACGGGCTGCAGACGCTGACGTCGGACGGAGCGACGCTGGCCATGCAGCAGGTGATGATGGGCGGGCACAGCGAGGATGATGAAgacgatgaagaagaagaagaggacaaTCTATCCCACTCTGATATGACCAGGCTAGGCCTGGAAACCAGCGACTCACTGTAG